A portion of the Stigmatella aurantiaca DW4/3-1 genome contains these proteins:
- a CDS encoding peptidase MA family metallohydrolase, protein MTGARNHLRAGLVAALCLLLGTGCLGSRSALKAQAAPLETGLGVFFLQCPSQKEGAAAMLQTAIENATPRLTQWGRLTQPVTVRLQPDHGALERVTGRSGYEWLRAWARYDLLDVQSPDTWHPLKASQRDLDELLLHELTHTVMFQLAATSSDWTQKKIPAWFREGMASYTAEQAYRWPTLEQLARTLEDNPGWEPLLQPEELFEQQMQVAYGAAHHAFVFLMNRYGQDTVKRLIHTMSQGPDFQAAFATTVGLPAEAFLRDFTRYVRLRGFKGGRLLQSPTALQAP, encoded by the coding sequence GTGACGGGAGCAAGGAACCACCTCCGGGCAGGACTCGTCGCGGCGCTTTGCCTGCTGCTGGGAACCGGGTGCCTGGGGTCACGCTCGGCGCTGAAGGCACAGGCGGCCCCGCTCGAAACGGGGCTGGGCGTCTTCTTCCTCCAGTGCCCGTCCCAGAAGGAAGGGGCCGCGGCGATGCTCCAGACGGCCATCGAGAACGCCACGCCCCGGCTCACGCAGTGGGGGCGGCTCACCCAGCCCGTCACGGTGCGCCTCCAGCCAGACCATGGCGCCCTGGAGCGAGTCACCGGCCGCTCCGGCTACGAGTGGCTGCGGGCATGGGCTCGCTACGATCTCCTGGACGTGCAGTCCCCGGACACCTGGCATCCGCTGAAGGCCTCGCAGCGCGACTTGGACGAGCTGCTGCTCCACGAGCTGACCCATACGGTGATGTTCCAGCTCGCCGCCACCTCCAGCGATTGGACCCAGAAGAAGATCCCCGCCTGGTTTCGAGAGGGCATGGCCTCGTACACGGCGGAGCAAGCCTACCGGTGGCCCACGCTGGAACAGCTCGCCCGGACCTTGGAGGACAATCCGGGCTGGGAGCCGTTGCTTCAGCCGGAAGAGCTCTTCGAGCAACAAATGCAGGTGGCCTATGGCGCGGCCCACCACGCCTTCGTCTTCCTCATGAACCGCTATGGCCAGGACACGGTGAAGCGGCTGATCCACACGATGAGCCAGGGACCCGATTTCCAAGCGGCCTTCGCCACCACCGTGGGGCTTCCCGCCGAGGCGTTTCTCCGGGACTTCACCCGGTACGTGCGCCTGCGTGGATTCAAGGGCGGACGCCTCCTGCAATCCCCCACGGCCTTGCAGGCGCCTTGA
- a CDS encoding PPC domain-containing protein has product MKPIAKTFFIAIWVACHLAACGNETPVGTEAKASPRHIVQALDETCTNTIPLSSGAPLNDVGGPLKGWSCIYALTLSEPATRLEFVTSGGLGNGDLYVKHGSAPADTSSYTCRSIGGTTAESCVISNPQLGTYYVRMYGQTGFSGVTLTGSYTPLAKSGCDNTVALSNGVPVGNLSMPATHWSCFYTLEVPAGANDLKFSMTGSGDGDLYAGPASMPWRCRRGPRTSSSSRAGAREMEIST; this is encoded by the coding sequence TTGAAACCAATTGCAAAGACTTTTTTTATCGCAATATGGGTGGCCTGTCATCTGGCTGCTTGTGGCAACGAGACACCCGTCGGCACAGAAGCGAAAGCCTCTCCCCGGCACATCGTTCAAGCCCTCGACGAGACCTGTACCAACACCATCCCCCTCAGCAGCGGCGCGCCCTTGAATGATGTTGGCGGCCCACTGAAGGGTTGGTCCTGCATCTATGCACTGACCTTGTCAGAACCGGCCACCCGCCTCGAGTTCGTCACGAGCGGGGGCTTGGGAAATGGCGATCTGTACGTGAAACATGGCTCCGCTCCCGCCGATACCTCTTCGTATACCTGCCGGTCCATCGGCGGCACCACCGCTGAGAGCTGTGTCATTTCGAATCCGCAATTAGGCACGTATTACGTGCGGATGTATGGACAAACCGGCTTCTCGGGCGTCACCTTGACAGGCTCGTACACGCCTCTCGCCAAATCAGGCTGCGACAACACCGTCGCGCTCTCCAATGGCGTGCCCGTGGGGAACCTCAGCATGCCAGCGACGCACTGGTCTTGCTTCTACACGCTGGAGGTACCAGCGGGAGCCAACGACCTCAAGTTCTCCATGACCGGTTCGGGAGACGGCGATCTGTATGCTGGTCCTGCATCTATGCCCTGGAGGTGCCGACGAGGGCCACGGACCTCCAGTTCGTCACGAGCGGGGGCACGGGAAATGGAGATCTCTACGTGA
- a CDS encoding GTP-binding protein — MSSVNLMAREVAAKIVFYGPGLSGKTTTLRKIYETIRPAHRGEMMSIATEGDRTLFFDFLPVKVERVNDCSVRLALYTVPGQVFYNATRKLVLQGADGVVFVADSQPEALDSNRESLQNLEENLLEQGVRLDRFPLVMQWNKRDIEKTLPVEQLRAVLNTRGVPEYETAATSGQGVLDTLKSITRLVIKDLRAKRIVPSPRPTAPPVENPGAGLEARLSQHLPRPPSQTGLPAHPPSLMPRQNPPQAAAAHAPRLETPAPLATSVPAPAGQRAMGPASALAPGDLFDYARAAEAAFASGQYGTCVASCMDAVRRALAFAGEGTLAQQGFLLRTDGADLLKLQGLSKRVEALRVDDAAFALYFLMQVFTRLNDARLPETA; from the coding sequence GTGAGCAGCGTGAACCTGATGGCCCGCGAAGTGGCCGCGAAGATCGTCTTCTATGGCCCGGGTCTGTCGGGCAAGACGACGACCCTGCGCAAGATCTACGAGACGATCCGGCCAGCGCACCGGGGCGAGATGATGTCCATCGCCACCGAGGGGGACCGGACGCTCTTCTTCGACTTCCTCCCGGTGAAGGTGGAGCGCGTCAACGACTGCTCGGTCCGCTTGGCGCTCTACACCGTGCCCGGCCAGGTCTTCTACAACGCCACCCGCAAGCTGGTGCTCCAGGGCGCCGACGGGGTGGTGTTCGTCGCGGACTCGCAGCCCGAGGCCCTGGACTCCAACCGCGAGTCGCTCCAGAACCTGGAGGAAAACCTGCTGGAGCAGGGCGTCCGCCTGGACCGGTTCCCCCTGGTGATGCAGTGGAACAAGCGGGACATCGAGAAGACGCTGCCCGTGGAGCAACTGCGCGCGGTGCTCAACACGCGCGGGGTGCCCGAGTACGAGACCGCCGCCACCAGCGGCCAGGGCGTCCTGGACACGCTCAAGTCCATCACCCGGCTGGTCATCAAGGACCTGAGGGCCAAACGCATCGTCCCCTCCCCGCGTCCCACCGCGCCGCCGGTGGAGAACCCAGGGGCCGGCCTGGAGGCACGGCTGAGCCAGCACCTGCCCCGCCCCCCCTCCCAGACAGGGCTGCCGGCCCATCCCCCCTCGCTCATGCCCCGCCAGAATCCTCCCCAGGCCGCGGCCGCCCATGCGCCCCGGCTGGAGACCCCGGCACCCCTGGCCACCTCGGTCCCGGCCCCCGCCGGCCAGCGCGCCATGGGCCCCGCGAGCGCCCTGGCCCCGGGGGACCTGTTCGATTACGCCCGGGCCGCCGAGGCCGCCTTCGCCAGCGGCCAGTACGGCACCTGCGTGGCCTCCTGCATGGACGCGGTCCGGCGCGCCCTCGCCTTCGCCGGAGAGGGGACGCTGGCGCAGCAGGGCTTCCTGCTGCGCACCGACGGCGCGGACCTGCTGAAGCTCCAGGGGCTCTCCAAGCGGGTGGAGGCCCTGCGCGTGGATGACGCGGCCTTTGCCCTCTACTTCCTGATGCAGGTCTTCACCCGGCTGAACGACGCCCGGCTGCCGGAGACGGCCTAA
- a CDS encoding DUF4388 domain-containing protein: MAIHGDLFSYPLPELLQWLDGSRKTGTLQLSWEAGERKLFILSGQVTATSSAGLRERVARLSELARLCRGNRVLAAFDELQRNPDVEGAFLAHGVDVRMVREMGREELVSSVMDLTMAGRGTFHWTEDGDRTGEDWLPSDMSLRELLFESLRWVDEHADVERALPIDAMSVRALGPASPSQPFLHRALLTLCVQPQNLGRLRLSMGVSRSSVTRRVYDLLRLKLVEVEGAPHVEADPVSEMLEKGAVLVREGQFDSAGIICASLLASDPADRRVREFARMVQREHVAALYGELSPVAVPVMIHDPEAMTLLKPEERQIAGLVNGHWDVATLVLAVPARELDTLRTLAKLTRMGLLQLTTPRR, translated from the coding sequence ATGGCCATCCACGGCGATCTCTTTAGCTACCCTCTTCCTGAACTTCTCCAATGGCTGGACGGATCCCGCAAGACGGGGACGTTGCAGCTCTCGTGGGAGGCGGGCGAGCGCAAGCTTTTCATTCTCTCCGGCCAGGTCACGGCCACCTCCAGCGCCGGGCTCCGGGAGCGCGTGGCCCGGCTGTCGGAGCTGGCGCGGCTGTGCCGGGGCAACCGCGTGCTCGCGGCCTTCGACGAGCTTCAGCGCAACCCGGATGTGGAGGGTGCCTTCCTGGCGCACGGGGTGGACGTGCGGATGGTGCGGGAGATGGGCCGCGAGGAGCTGGTCAGCTCGGTGATGGACCTGACCATGGCGGGCCGGGGCACGTTCCACTGGACGGAGGACGGTGACCGGACGGGGGAGGACTGGCTTCCCTCGGACATGAGCCTGCGGGAGCTGCTGTTCGAGTCGCTGCGCTGGGTGGACGAGCACGCGGACGTGGAGCGGGCGCTGCCCATCGACGCGATGAGCGTGCGAGCCCTGGGCCCGGCCAGCCCCAGCCAGCCGTTCTTGCACCGGGCGCTCCTCACGCTGTGCGTCCAGCCTCAGAACCTGGGGCGGTTGCGGCTGTCCATGGGGGTGTCGCGCTCGTCGGTGACCCGGCGCGTGTACGACCTGCTGCGGCTGAAGCTGGTGGAGGTGGAGGGGGCGCCCCATGTGGAGGCGGATCCCGTGTCGGAGATGCTGGAGAAGGGCGCGGTGCTGGTGCGCGAGGGGCAGTTCGACTCGGCGGGCATCATCTGCGCCTCGCTGCTGGCGAGCGACCCGGCGGACCGGCGCGTGCGCGAATTCGCGCGCATGGTGCAGCGGGAGCACGTGGCGGCGCTCTATGGCGAGCTGTCCCCGGTGGCGGTGCCGGTGATGATCCATGATCCCGAGGCGATGACGCTGCTCAAGCCCGAGGAGCGGCAGATCGCCGGCCTGGTCAATGGGCACTGGGACGTCGCGACCCTGGTGCTGGCGGTGCCCGCGCGCGAGCTGGACACCTTGCGCACGCTGGCGAAGCTCACCCGCATGGGCTTGCTCCAGCTCACCACGCCGCGGCGCTGA
- a CDS encoding hemerythrin domain-containing protein: MDAIALLKADHKTVETLFRKFEKAGDNAKKLKRKLVDQIIRELAVHASIEEQVFYPAVRAKAGRLEPQVLEALEEHHVAKWLLSELDSLPPEAERFDAKVKVLMENIRTHVTEEEEELFPQVRKAFTPRELREMADALTLAKKAAPTRPHPRSPDTPPGNVVAGAVSAVLDMGRDAVRAVRRKATSSKKPSRKTSKKGGLKGVLPLPTLNAEHHAPM, from the coding sequence ATGGATGCCATCGCGCTCTTGAAAGCGGACCACAAGACGGTGGAGACGCTCTTCCGCAAGTTCGAAAAAGCAGGCGACAACGCCAAGAAGCTCAAGCGCAAGCTGGTGGACCAGATCATCCGCGAGCTGGCCGTCCACGCCAGCATCGAGGAGCAGGTCTTCTACCCGGCGGTGCGTGCCAAGGCCGGGAGGCTCGAGCCGCAGGTGCTCGAGGCGCTCGAAGAGCACCACGTGGCCAAGTGGTTGTTGTCGGAACTGGATTCCCTTCCGCCCGAGGCCGAGCGCTTCGACGCCAAGGTGAAGGTGCTGATGGAAAACATCCGCACCCACGTCACCGAGGAGGAGGAAGAGCTGTTTCCTCAGGTGCGCAAGGCCTTCACCCCCCGCGAGCTTCGGGAGATGGCGGACGCGTTGACGCTGGCCAAGAAGGCCGCGCCCACCCGTCCCCATCCCAGGTCTCCAGACACGCCCCCCGGCAATGTGGTCGCGGGCGCGGTGTCCGCCGTGCTCGACATGGGCCGGGACGCGGTCCGGGCCGTGCGCCGCAAGGCCACCTCTTCCAAGAAACCCTCCCGGAAGACCTCCAAGAAGGGCGGCTTGAAGGGCGTTCTGCCCCTCCCCACCCTGAATGCCGAGCACCACGCCCCGATGTAA
- a CDS encoding pilin, whose translation MTPTSAAPETPKKSALPGVALGFAIVSLCLGCLWPVGLVLSILAMMKTGQPEYAGGRGRALAALIVSVVGFFFLGLQAAVVIPNFLKFQVRAKQAECKLNLSSLKLAASMRMLEDQPVNSFQELDFDPGPGNRYAYVLRLPDAILPVGASFPSLDPARIQAALRDAGVEPGVKGECPDCTLTFACVGNVDLDDTLDVWSITTGDRTDDSDTGAERGQPIHHVNDAE comes from the coding sequence GCTCCCGAGACCCCGAAGAAGTCCGCGCTGCCCGGGGTCGCCCTCGGTTTCGCCATCGTCAGCCTGTGTCTGGGCTGTCTGTGGCCAGTGGGGCTCGTGTTGTCCATCCTGGCGATGATGAAGACGGGCCAGCCGGAGTATGCCGGGGGCAGGGGACGGGCGCTCGCCGCGCTGATCGTGTCGGTGGTGGGCTTCTTCTTTCTGGGCCTCCAGGCCGCCGTTGTCATCCCCAACTTCCTCAAGTTCCAGGTCCGCGCGAAGCAGGCGGAATGCAAGCTCAACCTCTCCTCGCTCAAGTTGGCGGCGAGCATGCGGATGCTGGAGGATCAGCCCGTGAACTCCTTCCAGGAGCTGGACTTCGACCCGGGCCCTGGCAACCGCTATGCCTACGTGCTGCGATTGCCGGACGCCATCCTCCCCGTGGGGGCATCCTTCCCATCGCTCGACCCGGCGCGAATCCAGGCGGCCCTCCGTGACGCGGGCGTGGAGCCGGGCGTGAAGGGCGAATGCCCCGACTGCACCCTGACGTTCGCCTGCGTGGGGAACGTGGACCTCGACGACACGTTGGATGTGTGGAGCATCACCACCGGCGATCGCACGGACGACAGCGACACGGGCGCTGAGCGCGGGCAGCCGATCCACCATGTGAACGACGCCGAGTAG
- a CDS encoding PPC domain-containing protein — MPTRATDLQFVTSGGTGNGDLYVRYGAVPDKNTYDCKSTGTTNSETCTLPAMQGGTYYVRMTGPTAFSGVNLTSTYALGKPMGCTGTSALSNGTPEGSVGAAANDWSCLYALEVPPGASNLRFVTSGGSGNGDVYVKRGAPPSDTAYDCKSTGATTSESCALATAQAGTWYVRMHGPTAFSGVSLTGSYNTVGPAGCASVIPLSNGASAGSVSASAANWSCLYTLDVPAGATHLKFVTSGGSGDGDLYVKFGAAPDASTYDCKSANTSSSETCTLPLAQPGTYHVRMNGYTSFSGVSLTGSYTSTVLSNNTPVDGLGVTLVGAWSPVYTLEVPPGASNLQFVTSGGTGNSDLYVKFGSPPSDTSYDCKSTGSTPSETCTLPTARAGTWYVRAYGASPFSGISLKGSYTPGSPPACTGVLPLSSGTAAGNLGAAAGGWSCTYALNVPAGAGNLRFVTSGGSGNGDLYVKQGSVPDSSTFDCKSSGSTTSESCTLPAAAGGTWYVRVYGASAFSGVNLTGSYIPIDCNVALPNGSPMSNLYAGADTWSCVYALDVPVGASNLRFVTSGGLGNASMYVKQGSAPDSNTFDCKSAGVTTSETCMIPVAQAGTWYVRLYGATAFSGVSLTGSYSSNHCTQALSNGVPVGGLYGGADTWSCAYTLEVPADATELKFSTSGGPGSSSLYVRHGAAPDSSTYDCKSSSFCTIPARAGTWYVRLQTASGFSATSLTGTYIPSIKLSNGIPVGNINGPYWSAAYTLEVPAGATHLKFVTSGGTGNSDLYVRYGSASNPNVCESKGSTPSETCNIALPQAGTYYALLSGGTYAGVSLTGSYTTTNPVPPSNDTCATAEPLVFNSSGQAFVQGDTTLGGNSNGPAEESPTCSPSARASGKDVVYRLVLTEPRSLQVSVTPTDARLAPVVYLRRAEHCASPVAATELACNATEADGSGPVDLFVPNLPAGEYTLWVDGGVYKNWSGPTSFGRFMLEAELNPPVLPPVNESCQNAQPLVFHHGVARALGDTRTAVNDNPQGCGNSTSLYGGDVAYSYTLEETQDVFIELRTLETAPSWRPVASMRKGPGCSSYASDDRCLEAHNDGRYFRRFVRQSPGTYLVWVDGATADEAGPFELKVTVNTPSYNTSCSSAEPLTFDAAGDVFVRGDTSYAGDSSSTVGASACADNPHNGGDVVYTVTVPPGPPQQVSFVVEPAIDSELFPVLSLRRACALTTPSDELVCGSQLYYAYRQKVGAAVARLDPGTYYLWVDSDNWDGPFNLYGHMGAPNDTCATARPVSLASDAQPAVATTNVGMMNDYGPGSANPYGGTCGNSGEATVDSVYAFTAPASGKYYTNSTAMRFLGETCDPALCTANSVFEAVEGHTYYFVLDHHGYDSAGTRDLRVLPYPW; from the coding sequence GTGCCGACGAGGGCCACGGACCTCCAGTTCGTCACGAGCGGGGGCACGGGAAATGGAGATCTCTACGTGAGATACGGCGCGGTGCCGGACAAGAACACGTATGACTGCAAGTCCACGGGCACCACCAACAGTGAGACCTGCACCCTTCCGGCCATGCAGGGGGGCACGTACTACGTGCGGATGACGGGCCCCACGGCCTTCTCGGGCGTCAATCTGACGAGCACGTACGCACTCGGCAAGCCCATGGGGTGCACCGGCACCAGCGCGCTCTCCAATGGGACGCCCGAGGGCTCCGTCGGCGCGGCGGCCAATGATTGGTCCTGCCTCTACGCCCTGGAGGTGCCACCGGGCGCCAGCAACCTCCGGTTCGTCACGAGCGGGGGCTCAGGCAATGGAGACGTGTATGTGAAGCGAGGCGCCCCCCCGAGCGACACCGCCTATGACTGCAAGTCCACGGGAGCCACCACCAGTGAGAGTTGTGCCCTTGCGACAGCGCAGGCGGGCACCTGGTACGTGCGCATGCATGGGCCCACCGCCTTCTCGGGCGTCAGCCTGACAGGCTCGTACAACACCGTGGGCCCAGCGGGTTGCGCCAGCGTCATCCCGCTGTCCAACGGCGCCTCCGCTGGCAGCGTCAGTGCGTCCGCGGCGAACTGGTCCTGCCTCTACACCCTGGACGTGCCAGCAGGGGCCACCCACCTCAAGTTCGTCACCAGCGGGGGCTCGGGGGATGGCGACCTGTACGTGAAGTTCGGCGCCGCACCGGATGCCAGCACGTATGACTGCAAGTCCGCGAACACTTCCTCCAGTGAGACCTGCACCCTCCCGCTGGCGCAGCCCGGCACGTACCACGTGCGGATGAATGGATACACCTCCTTCTCGGGCGTCAGCCTGACAGGCTCGTACACCTCCACGGTTCTTTCCAACAACACCCCAGTGGATGGTCTGGGGGTGACGTTGGTGGGCGCATGGTCCCCTGTCTACACGTTGGAGGTGCCGCCGGGAGCCAGCAACCTCCAGTTCGTGACGAGCGGGGGCACGGGAAACAGCGACCTGTATGTGAAGTTCGGCTCCCCGCCGAGCGACACATCGTATGACTGCAAGTCCACGGGCAGCACCCCCAGCGAGACCTGCACCCTCCCCACGGCGCGGGCCGGCACCTGGTACGTGAGGGCGTATGGGGCCTCTCCCTTCTCGGGCATCAGCTTGAAGGGCTCGTACACGCCCGGCAGTCCCCCGGCCTGTACCGGAGTCCTCCCGCTCTCCAGCGGCACTGCGGCGGGCAATCTCGGTGCGGCGGCGGGGGGATGGTCCTGCACCTACGCCCTGAACGTGCCAGCGGGCGCGGGCAATCTGCGGTTCGTCACGAGCGGCGGCTCGGGAAATGGCGACCTGTATGTGAAGCAGGGCTCCGTGCCGGACAGCAGCACGTTTGACTGCAAGTCCTCGGGCAGTACCACGAGCGAGAGCTGCACCCTTCCGGCGGCGGCAGGAGGCACCTGGTATGTGAGGGTGTATGGAGCCAGCGCCTTCTCCGGCGTGAACCTGACTGGCTCGTACATTCCCATCGACTGCAACGTGGCCCTGCCCAACGGCTCGCCGATGAGCAACCTCTATGCGGGCGCCGATACCTGGTCCTGCGTCTACGCCCTGGACGTCCCCGTGGGAGCCAGCAACCTCCGGTTCGTCACGAGCGGGGGCCTGGGAAATGCTTCGATGTATGTGAAGCAGGGCTCCGCGCCGGACAGCAACACGTTTGACTGCAAGTCCGCGGGCGTCACCACCAGCGAGACCTGCATGATCCCGGTGGCACAGGCGGGCACCTGGTACGTGCGCCTGTATGGAGCCACTGCTTTCTCGGGCGTCAGCCTGACAGGCTCGTACAGTTCCAACCACTGCACCCAGGCCCTGTCGAACGGCGTGCCAGTGGGCGGCCTCTACGGAGGCGCCGACACCTGGTCTTGCGCCTACACCCTGGAGGTGCCAGCGGACGCCACCGAGCTCAAGTTCAGCACGAGCGGTGGCCCGGGAAGTTCCTCCCTGTACGTGAGGCACGGGGCCGCACCGGACAGCAGCACGTATGATTGCAAGAGCAGCAGTTTTTGCACCATCCCGGCACGGGCGGGGACCTGGTACGTGCGGCTGCAGACCGCCAGCGGCTTCTCTGCCACCAGCTTGACGGGCACGTACATCCCCTCCATCAAGCTCTCCAACGGCATTCCGGTGGGCAACATCAACGGGCCGTACTGGTCGGCTGCCTACACCTTGGAGGTGCCCGCGGGAGCCACCCACCTCAAGTTCGTCACGAGTGGAGGCACGGGGAACAGCGACCTGTACGTGAGGTATGGCTCTGCGTCCAACCCGAATGTCTGTGAGTCCAAGGGCAGCACCCCCAGTGAGACGTGCAACATCGCGTTGCCACAGGCAGGCACCTACTACGCACTGCTGTCTGGGGGCACCTACGCGGGCGTCAGCCTGACGGGCTCCTACACCACCACGAACCCTGTGCCCCCCTCCAACGACACGTGTGCCACGGCGGAGCCGCTCGTCTTCAACAGCTCGGGCCAGGCCTTTGTCCAGGGAGACACCACGCTGGGAGGCAACAGCAACGGCCCGGCAGAGGAGTCACCAACCTGCTCGCCTTCTGCCAGGGCTTCCGGCAAAGACGTGGTCTATCGCCTGGTGTTGACGGAGCCCCGGAGCCTCCAGGTGTCCGTCACGCCGACGGATGCCCGGCTGGCCCCGGTCGTCTACCTGCGCAGGGCCGAGCATTGTGCGAGCCCGGTGGCCGCAACCGAGCTGGCGTGCAACGCCACCGAGGCCGATGGCTCAGGGCCCGTGGACCTCTTCGTGCCGAACCTTCCCGCGGGCGAGTACACCCTCTGGGTGGATGGAGGCGTCTACAAGAACTGGAGCGGGCCTACCTCGTTCGGGCGCTTCATGCTCGAGGCGGAGTTGAACCCGCCCGTGCTGCCGCCGGTGAACGAGTCCTGCCAGAACGCGCAGCCCCTCGTCTTCCACCACGGTGTCGCCAGGGCCCTTGGCGACACGCGCACCGCGGTGAATGACAACCCACAGGGGTGCGGCAACTCCACCTCGCTGTATGGCGGTGACGTCGCCTATTCGTACACGCTGGAAGAAACGCAGGATGTCTTCATTGAGCTGAGAACCCTCGAGACGGCTCCGAGCTGGAGGCCGGTCGCCTCCATGCGCAAGGGGCCGGGTTGCTCCTCCTACGCGTCCGATGACAGGTGCCTTGAGGCCCACAACGACGGGCGATACTTCAGGCGCTTTGTCCGGCAGTCCCCAGGAACCTATCTCGTCTGGGTCGATGGCGCGACGGCCGATGAGGCCGGCCCCTTCGAGCTGAAGGTCACCGTCAACACGCCCTCGTACAACACCTCTTGCAGTTCGGCCGAGCCCTTGACGTTCGATGCAGCGGGGGACGTGTTCGTGCGCGGGGACACCTCGTATGCCGGCGACAGCAGTTCGACGGTTGGAGCGTCGGCGTGCGCAGACAATCCCCACAACGGGGGAGATGTCGTCTACACCGTGACGGTTCCGCCCGGTCCTCCGCAACAGGTGTCGTTCGTGGTGGAGCCGGCCATCGACAGCGAGCTCTTTCCAGTGCTGTCTCTGCGCAGGGCCTGCGCGCTCACCACTCCGTCGGACGAGTTGGTCTGTGGGTCGCAGCTCTATTATGCGTACCGTCAAAAGGTCGGGGCGGCGGTCGCCAGGCTTGATCCGGGGACCTACTATCTGTGGGTTGACAGCGATAACTGGGATGGGCCTTTCAACCTGTATGGGCACATGGGCGCTCCCAACGACACCTGCGCGACCGCTCGTCCCGTCTCCCTGGCGTCCGATGCCCAACCCGCGGTGGCCACGACGAACGTCGGGATGATGAACGACTACGGCCCCGGCAGCGCGAACCCTTATGGCGGGACGTGTGGAAACTCGGGGGAAGCGACCGTGGACTCCGTGTATGCCTTCACCGCGCCTGCCTCGGGAAAGTACTACACCAACTCCACCGCGATGAGGTTCCTGGGAGAAACCTGCGACCCGGCCCTCTGCACGGCGAACTCCGTCTTCGAGGCCGTCGAGGGACATACGTATTACTTCGTTCTCGACCATCACGGGTATGACTCCGCGGGGACCCGCGACCTGCGCGTTCTCCCGTATCCGTGGTGA
- a CDS encoding metalloenzyme encodes MRVALLFIDGVGVGRKDPSVNPLARREHLLSRFGETSGSRLPENGQYHPVDTTFGVEGRPQSASNQTAILTGEPAPALIRRHVLGYPNAPLQGLLSERSLVKRLVTAGRSATFANTYPASYLDALKLPRRPSTSPPEFTFPPAALRRLKASASTLAFAAGQVPLRTLDDARGGEGLSHDITGQRALNRGLLLPQRTPEEAARIFWRVAEGMDFTFFEHYLADEAGHAQDFEAALSALDTFEHFARSVIATRPEDARILICSDHGNVEDLSTRSHTLNPVPVLYFGPPAPELEALATVADVGRTVLRWLAVE; translated from the coding sequence GTGCGCGTCGCGCTCCTCTTCATCGATGGTGTGGGAGTGGGCCGGAAGGACCCCTCCGTCAACCCGCTGGCCCGGAGGGAGCACCTGCTCTCCCGGTTTGGCGAGACGTCCGGGTCCCGCCTCCCGGAAAACGGACAATACCACCCCGTGGACACCACGTTCGGGGTGGAGGGGCGCCCGCAGTCGGCCTCCAACCAGACCGCCATCCTCACCGGGGAGCCTGCTCCGGCCCTCATCCGCCGCCACGTCCTGGGCTACCCCAATGCCCCCCTTCAGGGGCTGCTGTCCGAGCGGTCCCTGGTCAAACGGCTGGTGACCGCGGGGCGCTCGGCCACCTTCGCCAACACCTACCCGGCCTCCTACCTGGATGCGCTGAAGCTGCCCCGCCGCCCCTCCACCTCGCCCCCCGAGTTCACCTTCCCCCCCGCCGCGCTGCGCCGCCTGAAGGCCTCCGCCTCCACCCTGGCCTTCGCCGCAGGCCAGGTCCCCTTGCGCACATTGGACGACGCGCGGGGGGGAGAGGGGCTCTCCCACGACATCACCGGCCAGCGGGCCCTGAACCGGGGGCTCTTGCTGCCCCAGCGCACACCCGAGGAGGCCGCGCGCATCTTCTGGCGGGTGGCCGAGGGGATGGACTTCACCTTCTTCGAGCACTACCTGGCGGACGAAGCCGGGCACGCGCAGGACTTCGAGGCGGCCCTGAGTGCCCTGGACACCTTCGAGCACTTCGCCCGGTCAGTCATCGCCACCCGCCCGGAGGATGCCCGGATCCTCATCTGCAGCGATCACGGCAATGTGGAGGATCTCTCCACGCGGAGCCACACCCTGAACCCCGTGCCCGTGCTCTATTTCGGGCCGCCAGCACCGGAACTGGAGGCCCTGGCCACCGTGGCCGATGTGGGCCGCACGGTGTTGCGCTGGCTGGCCGTGGAGTGA